One Primulina huaijiensis isolate GDHJ02 chromosome 8, ASM1229523v2, whole genome shotgun sequence genomic region harbors:
- the LOC140982201 gene encoding transcription factor HY5 yields MQEQATSSIAGNSLPSSSERSSSSALNVEVKEGMESDDEIRRVPEMGGEAVGMMASGHDGGSVGGPVQQSTSGSRRRGRSPADKENKRLKRLLRNRVSAQQARERKKAYLIDLEGRVKELETKNAELEERLSTLQNENQMLRQILKNTTAAGSQEGRK; encoded by the exons ATGCAGGAGCAAGCTACCAGTTCCATTGCGGGTAACTCATTGCCTTCGAGTAGCGAGAGATCTTCTAGCTCTGCTCTTAATGTTGAAGTCAAAGAAG GAATGGAGAGCGATGATGAAATAAGAAGAGTGCCGGAAATGGGTGGCGAGGCAGTTGGTATGATGGCTTCCGGTCATGATGGTGGTTCAGTTGGCGGACCGGTTCAGCAATCAACAAGCGGTTCAAGAAGGAGAGGAAGAAGTCCAGCTGACAAAGAGAACAAGAGGTTAAAAAG GTTGTTGAGGAACAGAGTATCTGCTCAGCAAGCAAGGGAGAGGAAGAAGGCATACTTGATTGATTTGGAGGGAAGGGTTAAAGAGTTGGAGACTAAGAATGCTGAGCTAGAAGAAAGGCTTTCCACTTTGCAAAATGAGAACCAAATGCTTAGACAG ATACTTAAGAATACAACCGCAGCAGGCTCGCAGGAGGGCAGAAAGTAG
- the LOC140982110 gene encoding uncharacterized protein encodes MKITQSFTSVANHQANGQTEVTNRITVQVLKTRQQGKSEDWVEELPSVLWIYWTTPRTTTQETSFNLVYGSEAVLPVEIGQYSPRVEFYPDNNDQTRAMELDLVEEKRERAMIRMEAYRGRVMKSYNKRVRIQDFQIGDLVKKKVNPAGDVGKLEAHWEGPFKIIPKVSSRAFYLEDAQGRS; translated from the coding sequence ATGAAGATCACTCAGTCTTTCACCTCAGTTGCAAACCACCAAGCAAATGGGCAGACTGAGGTGACAAACAGAATTACCGTGCAAGTTTTAAAAACTCGACAACAAGGAAAAAGCGAAGACTGGGTAGAAGAGCTACCTAGTGTTCTCTGGATATACTGGACTACACCACGAACGACTACTCAAGAAACTTCTTTCAATCTTGTTTATGGTTCTGAGGCAGTATTACCCGTAGAGATTGGGCAATATTCTCCCCGAGTAGAATTTTACCCGGATAACAATGATCAAACCAGGGCAATGGAATTAGATTTGGTAGAAGAGAAGAGAGAACGGGCAATGATCCGGATGGAGGCTTATCGAGGCCGGGTCATGAAGTCATATAATAAACGCGTCCGGATACAAGATTTTCAGATTGGGGATTTGGTTAAGAAGAAAGTGAACCCAGCTGGGGATGTGGGAAAATTAGAAGCCCACTGGGAGGGTCCTTTCAAAATCATTCCGAAAGTTAGTTCGAGAGCTTTTTACCTAGAAGATGCTCAGGGACGCTCTTAA
- the LOC140982213 gene encoding uncharacterized protein, protein MANASTSMPASPPSTQGRWNHLSTYASRIFFFLIILQVPLFRVQCRSGMCTTPLHVTSSQLVSSEVFPLPVVKGLLYPGAVVNGLISNMTVPSWNNLLNFYNLTGIKEASAVTDLQRLEVLAGSYFSVAGSLIGVIKPGRMSMFGTLLVVWGLVKEGILGKQASTDPTKAVFVYPTMLLALVCAFLSVKYDLKKAVRSAPTRPVVKPLKSSSKSKLK, encoded by the exons ATGGCGAATGCTTCAACTTCAATGCCAGCATCACCTCCATCAACCCAAGGAAGATGGAATCACCTATCTACATACGCGTCGCGCATTTTTTTCTTCCTCATCATTCTTCAGGTCCCGCTTTTCAG GGTTCAATGTAGATCTGGCATGTGTACAACGCCTCTTCATGTCACATCTTCACAGTTGGTATCTAGCGAAGTCTTTCCACTTCCAGTGGTAAAGGGCCTTCTTTATCCGGGAGCTGTTGTAAATGGTCTCATCAGTAACATGACTGTGCCAAGCTGGAATAATCTTCTAAACTTCTACAACTTGACCGGCATAAAGGAGGCCTCTGCCGTAACTGATCTACAGAGATTAGAG GTTCTTGCTGGAAGTTACTTCAGTGTGGCTGGTTCGCTGATTGGTGTCATAAAACCAGGAAGGATGAGCATGTTCGGAACACTTCTTGTTGTGTGGGGTCTTGTTAAGGAAGGGATTCTTGGAAAGCAAGCAAGCACGGATCCGACAAAGGCCGTATTTGTGTACCCAACAATGTTATTAGCCTTGGTTTGTGCTTTCCTGTCTGTCAAATATGATTTGAAGAAGGCGGTGAGAAGTGCCCCAACTCGACCTGTTGTTAAGCCTCTGAAGAGCTCTTCAAAATCCAAATTGAAATGA